From Sphingomonas sp. PAMC26645:
GTTTTATGCCGCACCTCACGCGTGGCGTTGGTCCGCCAGGATGCACTCTCGCCCAGCAACGCCGCCCATTTGGCTTCTTCGGCAGCCAAGATCGCCAGCGCCAGCCGCAACCCATCTCGCCGGCCATGCGCATACTCGTCCGACATCAAGCGGTTTTCTCCCTGCGATCCGGCACCATTCACCGTCACCGCCAATCACTATGCCGAGCGCCACGTTGATGGCTACCCGATACCGATGATCAGTCCGCCTTGATGCCGTAGCGCGCATACCGCCTGTCGACGCTCGGTAGAAGCCGCCGTGCAATCGCGAATTCCTTCGTCGCTTCGGGTCGCCGGTCCGATTTCGCCAACACGATTCCGCGCATGAAATGGCTTTCCGCCTGATTGGGTGTCGACGCCAGCACCGCGTCGAGATCGGCCAGCGCCTGCTCGTACTTTCCGAGCCGATACCAGACCATCGCCCGGCTATCGAGCGGACCACTCGTGTCGGTGCTCAACTCGATCGCCCCCGTACAGTCTTTCAACGCACTGTCGATCATGACCATGCGCGTTCCCTTGGCCCAGCACCGTGCGTTCATCAGCGACGGTGAACCCGGCTTGTCCGCGATCAGGCTGTCGAACAACACGAGTGCTGCGGTGACGTCGCCATATTCTCCGAGCAGGCCGGCCTTGGCTTCGCGAAACGCGTTGCGCATGCTGCCGCCCAGCGCGATGCGCTGATCCAGGAGCGCCAGCGCTCCGGGCATGTCGCCGCCTTCGGCCTTCAGGTCGCTGAGCTGGCCGATCGCCTGTTGCGACGAAGGATCCAGGGCACGCGCTGCTTCCGCGTCCTTGAGCGCCGCCGCCATGTCGCCCAACTCGTGCGACTCCGTCGAGCGTTGGAGATAGAGGTCGATCGTCGGGGCGATCGCGATCGCGTGCGTCAGGTCGGCGACGGCACCGCGGCGATCGCCCACGCCGCTTCTGAGTGATGCGCGGCTGGTATAGCCGCTGGCTTCGTCGGGATCGTCGGCGATCGACTTCGCAAAGATCGCCTCGATCGCCCTCAGTTGCGTGGCGCCGGGCGGGTCGATGGCGTTGATGTCCCAGCGCCGCCGCGTGTCGGCCGAGGCGACGATACGTGGTGCGCGGGCCTTCGCGGTCGTCAGGGCATCGCGCTCCGCCGGAATGCGGGCAACCGCGATCTCGCCGCCGACCGTGTCGATCCGCTCGTCGAGCGTGAACATACCGTTCGCCAAGCTGGCGCTGCGAACGATGTCATACCCGGCAATGTTCGCCTTGAGATCGGGCTCCCCCTCTAATGCGAACGCCCGGCCACCGTCGGGGAGGCGCAACCGCAAGCGATAGCGCATACCGTCGGGTTGGTTGACCAGAACGGGAACGGACGCCCAGGTCGCCTTGCTGCGGTCGGGATCGAAATTGACCTGATCGATCAGCCTGTCGACCGCGCGCTTGCGGCGACGGTCGTCGGTCGTCCAGATCGTGCTCGTCGCGCCGCGCGCCTTCAGCGTGACCGCACCGGTAATGGGATCGGACGTGATCGACGTATCGACGAATTGCCCTTCGCCCAGGAAGCCCTGCAGGAACTGCCCGACGGCCTGGCGCTGCTCTTTCTCGCCCAACTGGGTCTTGGCCATCGTCAGCATCGCCGCCGGTCGCCCGTGGACGATCGCCGTCGCCTCGAACGCACTCGGCAAGTCGACGCTGGCGGTTTCGTCCGCCTCGACGATCAAATCGATCACCGGACGCGCATTTGCGTGCGTCGCGATCCTGAGCAGCGCGGCACCGTCGGCGCGGATCGGCAGGACATAGCCGACGTCGGGCGTGTCGTGGATATCCGCAAGCCTCGAACCGGCGCCCGTCCCATCGAGCCACAGGGTCTGCCCGTCGATCGTCGCCTTCACGAAGACATGGTTGAAAGCCGCCGCGCTCGGCAGCCTCTCGGCCACGAAGTCCCCCGATCCGACGGCGGCGAGGACCGGCTCGGCATCGATCCCCATCGCCCGCAGCATCGACAGCAACAGCACCGTCTTCGCCTTGCAGTCGCCGTAGCGAACCTCCCACGTCCGCGCGGGTTTCTGCGGAACATAGTTCCCGCCGTCCATCCCGACGGCAAGATAGCGGATCTTGTCCTGGACGAGTTCCAGCGCGCGTTCGGCCCTGCCGATCGGCGTCGCATCCGCCTTCATGATCGCGTCGACCTCGGTCCTCAGCGGGGAGCCGGGCGCGATGGCGTTGGCTTCCGCGCCATATAGCGGTGCGAAGGTCTTCGAGACGTCCGCCCAGTCGGCGAACGTGGCGAATTCGATCATCGGCGGATGCCGGAACCGACTTGGCGCATCCTGCGGCATCTCAACCGGCTTCGGCGCGGGCAGGGCCAGGTCGAGCACGGTGTATTGCCCGTCGCGGATCGGCACGGCCTTGACGCCGTCGGCTTCCAGCTTCCAGCGCGGTGGCGTCGCGGTCGGCCACGATATGCGTGCGCGAGCGAAGGCGACCCGCGCGGGTAGGGCGATCATCGGAACGACGTTCTGCACGCGCCCACCCAGCGCGGTGTCTTTCGATGTCGTCGACGCCCGCAACCGCAGGATGTCGCCGACCTGAAGACCTTCGACCGCCAGCGTCGCCGTCAGGATACCCGTCAATTCGCGCTGTTCGAGCGCCTGTTCGCGCCGCAAGACCGTGAACTTCTGTCCGTTCGCCAGCAGGTCGATACGCTGGCTCCCGCGCCAGATCGCCAGTTCGTGGACGATGATGTCGCCCTTGTCCGGCGCCCAGGGCAAGGCAAGCGACGTCGCCTGCGCCAGCATCTCCGGCGACGTGATGTGCGACGCGACATCTATGTAGGACCACAGCCGCCCGTCCTCGATCCGTTGCTGCGTATCGAAGATCACCAGCGCCGGCGTATCTGCGCCTGTCTTCGCCGCGTCCGGCAGCACGGCCGGAATGATCCAGCCGGGCGCGGGCTGATACAAGGGAAGGTCGCTGGCCTGCGCCGCAGATGTCGCCATGCACCCCAGCGACACCGCTGCAACCACTATACTTCGCACAATTCGGCCCCCCGATAGTCCCCGCGCAGACGATATCGGCAAATTCGTTCGCAAGCCCAGAGAAATCGAAGATAGATGAGCGACACGCGCAAATCGCTGTCGATGTCGGTCAACTCTTGCCGCATCTGCGGAGTCGGGATCGGCCCGCCAGCGCTCTATTCCGCGGGCAAGCGATCGTTCTTGGGCGGCGTCGGTTCGCCGATCGCGTCCAGCATCGTCGTGATCCGCCGAAACTCGTCCCGCAGTGCCGGCACGGCATGGTCGATGAACGCGCGAACGACGCCCCGGCTTCCCCGGTCCGGATGGAACACGAGGTGCGCCGGCTGCGGTGGTGGCTCGAATGCTGTCAGAACGGTGACGAGGCGGCCTGTCCCCAGGTCTTCCGCCACCTGATATCCCCGGGTGCGCACCAGCCCGAGGCCGCGAACCGCCGCATCGATACCCGCGCCCGCATTGTTCAGGCTCAGGCGGGTCCGAACCCGGATCGATCGGACGCGGGCGCGCTCGGTCTCCGATCCGAACGACCAGAGTTCGCCATCGCCTTCGACGTTCAACCCGACGCAATCGAACCGACCCAGATCCTGCGGCGTCGCCGGTATGCCGCACCGCGCGACATAGTCGGGCGAGGCGCAGACGAGCGTCCGAACGTCGCCAAGCTTGGTCGCAGTCATCGTCGAGTCCGGCAGTGGTGCCAGCCGAACCGCCATGTCCACGCCTTCGCCGATCAGATCGACGAGGCGGTTGACCAGCAACACGCGCGCACTGGTCGACGGCTCGCGACGCAGGAACGTTTCGAGCACCGGCATCACCTTCAGCCGTCCGAAGAGCTCCGGGGCGGTCAGGACGAAACTGCCACGCATCGGGCCTTCAGACGGGGCGGGCGCGATGTCGCCGAGCCGCAGCAGCACGTCGCGCCATACTGCCACGTGCCGTTCCCCCGCCGAGGTCAGGTGCAGCCGACGCGTCGACCGGAGCAATAGCGCTTCGCCGGCAATGCCCTCCAGCAACGCGATGGCCCGAGTCACGCTGGCCGCAGACCGACCATGCCGACGCCCGGCGGCGGCTAGCGATCCTTCGTCGACCGAGGCCACGAACAATTTCATCGCATCGAGCCGGTCCATCGTTGCGGAGCCTGCAACTGAGCCTGCCGGCATGCAAGCATTATGATCCGTGCTGAAACGATTATCTGGAGTATTCAACGAAGGACAACGCCATGAGAACGAACCTGACTACGCCGACCCGCCGAGGTGTCATGTCTGCCTTGGCCACCGGTCCTGCAGTCCTGGCGGCGGCGCGCGCGACCGTCGCGGACGCGTCGCGCGTCGCCACGTCACCGAAGAATGCGTCGGCGGCATCCGTCCGGTATCGCAGGCAGAAAGTCGGCGACGTCGATCTGTTCTACCGAGAGGCAGGGCCGGTCGACGCGCCGGTCATCCTGCTTCTCCATGGGTTCCCGACGGCGAGCCACATGTTCCGCGACCTGCTCCCGCAACTGGCCGACCGGTTTCGGGTCATCGCGCCGGACCTGCCCGGGTTCGGCCAGACCAAGGCGCCGCCGCGGGGGACATTCGCCTATACGTTCGATGCCTTGGCGACCGTGGTCGGCGGTTTCGTCGAGGCACTCGGCCTGACGCGGTACGCGCTCTACATCTTCGATTATGGCGCGCCTGTCGGTCTGCGTCTCGCGATGCGCCATCCTGAACGCGTCTCGGCGATCGTCTCGCAGAACGGCAACGCGTACGTCGAGGGCTTCAGCGACCAATGGGGACCGTGGGAGGCGTATTGGCGCGATCCGAGCGCAAGCAACCGCGAAGCCTGCCGGTCTTCTCTCGCGCCGGACACGATCCGGAACTGGCAATACGGCACCGGTGCCGATCCGCTCCGACTATCACCCGACGGCTACGAGCTCGACATCGCCTATATGGCGCGACCGGGTGCGGACGAGATCCAGCTCGACCTGATCCTCGACTACCGGACCAACGTCGCACTCTACCCCGCCTTCCAGGCGTACCTGCGCAAACATCGTCCGGCGCTGCTGGCAGTCTGGGGTCGGCATGACCCGGCGTTCCTGCCAGCCGGCGCCACGGCTTATCGCCGCGACGTCCCGGACGCGGAGGTCCACCTTCTCGACACCGGCCACTTTGCGCTGGAAACACACCATGCCGAGATCGCGGCGTTGATGCGGGGCTTCCTCGTACGGGGGACCTGAGACGATCCCCGGGCGGGGCTGCAAAGTCAGCCGCGTTCGGGCTCGGCCGCCGTATCGCGTTCGGCAAGCCAGATTGCGAACGGCGCGGCTTCCATCGGGCGCGCGAACCAGAAGCCCTGCGCCTCCTCACAACCGAGCTGCGTCAGGATCGCGGCTGCCTCTGCGGTCTCGATCCCCTCGGCCACCACGCGGTAGCCGAGCTTGTGCGCTAGCCCGATCATCGTCTCGACAAGGACAAAGTCGGGCCCGGCCGCTTCGGTGAGGTTGCGCATGAAGGCCTGGTCGATCTTCACGATCCGCGCGGGCAGGCGCTGGAGATAGGCGAGGCTGCTGTGTCCCGTCCCGAAATCGTCGATCGCAAGGCAAATGCCCGCTTCCGCCAGTTCGCGCAGCATCGCCAGTGCTTGGTCGGGCTGGTCCATGATCGCGCTTTCGGTCAGCTCGATCTCCAGCCGCTCGGGCCGCAGATCGCGCTTGAACAAGGCCAGCTGGATCCGGTCGATCAGGTCGGCCTCGCCGAGATTGGCGGCGGAGATGTTGACCGACAGGACCGGCGCGATCCCAGCACAATTCCAGGCCGCCATCTGATCCATCGCCGCATCGATCACCCACTGCGTCGTCGCGCGCGCCAGCGAGGTCTCTTCGATGATCGGGATGAACTCGGCGGGCGACACCTCGCCCAGTCGAGGGTGTTGCCAGCGCAGCAACGCTTCCGCGCCCAGGCACCGTCCCGTCGCGAGCTCGATCCGTGGTTGGTACACCAGTCGCAACTGGTCGCCGGCTTCGAGTGCGGCGCCGAAATCCTGCAACAGGCCGTATTGGCGGCGGTGGGCGATGTCGTTGGCGGGCGAATGCAGTGCGATCGCGCCATCGGCGTTGCGTGCGTCCTGTGCAGCGCTGGCCGCCCCCCTCAGCACGTCGTCGGCCGAAACGCTGCCGATGACGAACGACCGGACGCCGATCGCGACGTTCGTGACGAAGCGTACCGACGACGTGGCATGCATCGTCTCGAAGCTCGACCGGAGCAGCGAAACATAGGCCAGCTCCTCGACACCCGGCGGTGAGATGAACGCGAACTGCGCGCTGCCAACCTGATAGGCGACGCGACCCGGCCCCAGCGCCACGCGCAGCGCCTGCGACGCCTCCCGGATGAAATCGTCGACGCGGGCAACACCCAACGCACGCACGATCCGGCTGATTTGATCTTCGCGCGCCATGTCGACCACCACCGCGAACCGGTGCTCGCCCGGATGGTCCCGCTCCAGATCCATCAGGTCGTCGCGGAACTGGTTCCGGGTCGGCATGCCGGTGACCGGATCGATCCGTCCGAAGGCGTGCTGCAGCTCGATCTGCGCCATCACCATCGCCGCCAGATCGACCAGCGCGGCAAGCTCGGCCTCGGTTGCCTTGCGCGGTTCGGTCCCCAATACGCAAAGCGATCCGAGGCCGTAGCCATCGCTGGTGACCAACGGCGCGCCGGCATAGAAGCGCGTTCCGGCACGACCGAGCACGCTGTCGGCGTAACACGCGTCGGCCTGAAAATCCTCGATGACGAGCGGCTGGGTCGACTCGGCGACCTGCGCGCAGGGCGCCTTATCGCGCGGGATGCTGCGATGCTCGACGCCTACGCGCGACTTGAACCATTGCCGGTCGCGATCCGTCAGCGACACCGCAGCCACCGGCAATCCGAAGATCTGGCTGGCCATCCGGGTTATCCGATCGAATCCCTCGCTGGCCGGGGTATCGAGCAACTTCAGCTGGTACAGGGCGTCCAGCCGAGCCTCTTCGTGATGGTCGCGCACACGATTCCTTTCACGTTCCCCTCTATAATCAAAACCTTAATGGTTTAATCCATGTCAGACTAGATAAATGAAACCTAGGTTTATCTAGCGCTACTCGGGCGGGGCCCTGTTAAGTCTGGACTAGCGCCGCCCGGCCCCTATTCTGTTGGCGGGGAGAGCGGGCATGCGATTTGCGAGACTGTGGGCGGCGCTAGCGATCGTCGTCGCGCCGGTTGCCGCGTTCGGGGGCGATACGCCACACGTCACGCTTGCCACGCCCAACATCTCGGACGGCACGATCACACGCTTTACCGTGCGGTTCAGCGCCGCGATCGTCCCGCTGGGCGATCCGCGCGCCGCCTCGCCGCTGAAGATCGAGTGCGCAGTGCCGGGCGAAGGGCGCTGGGCGGATCAGCAGACCTATGTCTGGGACTTCGCGCAGCCCTTGCCGGGCGGAACGCGCTGTACGCTCGCGACGCGCGAAGGACTCAAGAGCGCGGCTGGATACGGCGTCGACACGGAGAGCTTCACCGTCGATGCCGGTGGTCCGATCGTCCGCGCGGTGCTGCCCGGCGAAGGCGATATCGAGGAGGATCAGGTGTTCCTGGTCGCCGCGAACATGCTCGCGACCCGTGGGTCGATCGCCGCCAACGCCTATTGCGCGGTCGACGGGATCGGCGAGAAGATCGCGGTCGACGTGCTCGCGCCCGATCTGCCCGGCAAGCTGCTCGCCGGGTTGGGCAACAACTACGCAGTCACTAATTTCCTCGAAAGCGCCGGGCTGCCCAAGACGATCCCCGCCGATGCCGCGTCGCGCCAGCGTGCACTGGCCGGCATTACAGCGCTGAAATGCCGTCGCCCCCTGCCGCCCGGCCGCGACATGGCGCTGGTCTGGGGTAGCAACATCGCCAGCGCCGGGGGCAAGCTCGCCGGCGCCGACCAGCGGTTCGACTTCACCGTTCGGAAACCCTTCACCGCGCGGTTCGAATGCTCGCGCGTCAACACCGCGGCGGGATGCAGCCCGGTCGAGAAGGCGTATCTGCGGTTCTCCGCGCCGGTCCCGATGAGCGCGGCGACGCAGGTCCGCCTGACGCTTGCCGACGGCAAGTCTGTCGCGCCCGTGTTCAGCGACGAGGAGAAGACCCGCGCGACGATCGAACAGATCAGGTTCGCGGCACCCTTGCCCTTCGCGACGCGTGGCAACGTGTCGATCCCCGCGGACCTCAAGGACGAAAGCGGCCGGATCCTTGCAAACAGCGAACGCTTTCCGCTCGAGGTGAAGTTCGACGAAGCCCCGCCGCTCGTCAAGTTCGCGGCTGATTTCGGCATCCTCGAGGCGAAACAGGGCGGCGTGCTGCCCGTTACCGTCCGCAACGTCGAGCCGTCGCTGCAAGGCCAGACCGCGGGCATCGGCGGCCAGCGGCTGCGCGTGGGCGGCACCGACGGCGAGATCGCTGCGTGGCTGCGGCGCGTCGAGGAGGCGGGCAAGACCGACTACCAGACGATCGAGCGCAAGGGCGCCGAGCCGCTCCAGATCAACCATACCGGTGAGAAGCCGCTGCTGTTCGGGAGCGGTGGCGGAGGCGCGGGCGATCCGTTCAAGCTCGATCTGCCGGGCAAGGGCAAGGATTTCGAGGTCGTCGGACTTCCGCTCGGCAAGCCCGGCTTCTACGTCGTCGAACTCGCCAGCCCGACGCTCGGCCGTGCGCTGCTCGGTCGCGACGTGCCGCGCTATGTCGCGAGCGCGGCGCTGGTCACCGATCTGGCCGTGCATTTCGAATGGGGACGCGATCGCTCGCTCGCCTGGGTCACGCGGCTGTCGACCGGCAAGCCGGTGGCGAACGCGGTGGTGCAGGTCAGCGACAGCTGCACGGGCAAGCCACTCGCGCGCGGCGCGACCGACAGGAGCGGCGGGCTGATGGTCGCGCGCGGGCTGCCCGAACCCGAGACCTATGGCAGCTGCAAGGGCGAGGGTTCGCCGCATCCACTAATGATCTCGGCGCGTACTGGCGACGATTTCAGCTTCACGCTGACCGACTGGGGCGAGGGCATCCGGCCGTTCGACTTCGACCTGTCCTATGGCTATTCGGCGGCGACCGACATCATCCACACCGTGTTCGATCGCGCTTTGGTCCGCCAGGGCGAGACGATCCACATGAAGCACATCCTGCGCCGCCCCGACGCGCGCGGCTTCTCGTTGGCGCCGGGCTTTACCGGCACGCTTCGGCTGTCGCATCGCGGCTCCGACACGCAGTTCGAGATGCCTGTGACGATCGGCGCCAACGGCACCGGCGAAACCGTCTGGACCGCCCCTAAGGGCGCGCCGATGGGGGATTACGACTTGGTCTTCGTCGTTGGCGACACCACCAGCGAGTCCGCGCAGTCGTTCAAGGTCGACGAATACCGCCTGCCGACGATGCGCGCGAGCGTGACCGGGCCGAAGACCGCATTGATCAAACCACGGACCGCGCAGCTCGATCTGTTCGCCGGCTATCTCTCGGGCGGCGGTGCTCCCGACTTGCCGGTCGACGTCCGCATCGGCTGGTTCGCGCACAGTGCGACGCCTGTCGGCTATGACAAGTTCAGCTTCGGCGGCGAACCGATCACCGAGGGCGTCAAGCCGCTCGACGGCGAGGGCGAGGATGCGAAGACGCCGTTGCCGCCGACGCAGATGTTGCCGGCGACGCTCGGCAGCGACGGTACGCGGCGGATGACCGTCGACATGCCGCAAACGCTGCCCGGCACGACCGATATGCAGGTCGAGATGGATTACCGCGATGCCAATGGCGAGACGCTGACTGCCTCGAAATCGATCCCGATCTACGCCTCGGGCGTGCAGCTCGGCGTCGCCACCGATGGCTGGATGATGCGCGCGGACGATCTGCGCCTGCGCTTCGTCGCGCTCGATACCGACGGCAAGCCGATCAAGGGGCAGAAGCTGTCGGTCGCGCTCTACAATCGCCAGATCCTGACCGCTCGGCGGCGGTTGATCGGTGGGTTCTATGCCTATGACAACCGGATGCGGACGACGAAGCTGTCGGCGTCGTGCAGCGCGACGACCGATGCGCAGGGGCTCGCGCAGTGCAAGGCGGATCCGGGCGTCTCGGGCGAGATCTACGCGGTCGTCACCACCACCGACGCCGACGGCAACGTCGCCCGCGCGGTTAAGTCGGTGTGGCTCGCGGGGAACGACGATTGGTGGTTCGGCGGCGACAATGGCGACCGGATGGATGTCGTTCCCGAGAAGCTCACCTATGCCTCGGGCGAGACCGCGCGGTTCCAGGTGCGGATGCCGTTCCGCTCCGCGACCGCTTTGGTCAGCGTCGAGCGCGAGGGCGTGTTGTCGAGCTTCGTGACCGAATTGTCGGGCAAGGACCCGGTGATCGAGGTGCCGATGGACGCGGCCTATGCGCCCGACGTCTATGTCTCGGTGCTGGTCGTGCGCGGGCGCGTGGAGAGCGGCTTCTGGAGCTGGATCCACCGCATCGCGCGAACGCTCGGGCTGTCGGATACGCCGGAGGACGCCGCCGAGCCGACCGCGCTGGTCGATCTTGCCAAGCCCGCCTACCGCCTCGGCATCGCCAAGGTGAAGGTCGGCTGGGAAGGCCATACGCTCGCCGTCGCGGTCAAGGCCGACCGCGAGCGTTATGCGCCGCGGGGCACGGCCAACGTCGCGATCCAGGTCCGGAAGCCCGATGGCAGCCCGGCACGCGAGGCCGATGTCGCGTTCGCCGCGGTCGACCAGGCGTTGCTGCAACTCGCGCCGAACGACAGCTGGAACCTCCTCGACGCGATGATGGGCGATCGGCCGCTATCGGTGCTGACCGCGACCGCGCAGATGCAGGTCGTCGGCAAGCGGCATTATGGACGCAAGGCGCTCGAAGCGGGTGGCGGCGGTGGTGGCGGCGACCTGTCGGGGCTCAACCGCGAGAATTTCCAGCCGGTATTGCTGTGGAAGGGGCATGTCCCGCTCGATGCGCAAGGGCGTGCGCGCGTGTCCGTGCCGCTGTCGGATGCGCTGTCGTCGTTCAAGCTGGTCGTGATCGCCACCGACGGTGCGCAGGCGTTCGGTACCGGCAGCACCGACATCCGCACCGCGCAGGATCTGTCGCTCTATGCCGGGATGCCGCCGCTGGTCCGCTCGGGCGATTTCTACGGCGCGCGGTTCACGCTGCGCAACGGATCGGATCGCGCGATGACAGTCACGGCGAACGTCGATGTCTTCCCGCGGATCGCGCAGGGCAAGCCGCTGACCGTCACCATTCCCGCGGGTGGTGCGGCACCGGTGGCGTGGAACCTCACCGCGCCGTCCGGAGTCGATACGTTGCGCTGGACGGTGCGCGCGAGGAGTAACGACGGCCGCGCGACGGATCAGGTGACGGTGACGCAGGACGTCATCCCGGCGGTGCCGACCGAGATCTGGGCGGCAACGCTCGCGCAGGTCGGTGAGACTACGCTGATCCCGATCGCGCCGCCGATGGGGGCGCTGCCGGGTCGTGGCAGCGTCGACATCCGCCTTGCCGATACGCTGGCGCCGTCGCTTGCCGGGGTCCGCGACTATATGAGCCGCTATCCGTTCAACTGTTTCGAACAGCGGCTGTCGCGGATCGTCGTGCTCGGCGACATGGCGGGCTGGGCGACGCTCGCGGGCGAGATCCCGACCTATCAGGCGCCCGATGGCCTGCTCCGGTATTTCCCCGGTGACAGCCTGCAGGGGTCCGAGGCACTGACCGCCTATGTGCTGTCGATGACGGGCGCGGCGAACCTGTGGCTGCCGCCGGTCCAGCGCGCGCGGATGATCGAGGCGATGAAGGCGGTGCTCGACGGGCGCTTGCGGCATGAGGATTACGGCGATGTCCGCCTGACCAAGGTCGCGGCACTGGCGGCCTTGGCGCGGCAGGGCGACGCGACGGCAGCGATGCTCGGCCAGATCGGCATGACGCCCGCGGAAATGCCGACCGCGAGCCTCGCCGACTATATCACCGCGCTGACCGCGATCCCCGGCGCGTCGACCGAGGCCAAGGCGCAGGCCGAGGCGGTGTTGCGCACGCGCCTCGTGTTCGAGGGCACCCGGCTCGATCTGTCGGACTCGGCCAACGCGTCGTGGTGGCTGATGTCGTCGGCGGACGAGGCCGCGAACAAGGCGACCGCGGCGGTGCTCGGGCGGCCGGGTTGGCAGGACGATGCGCCGCGGCTGATGGTCGGCACGGCGCTGCGCCAGTCGCGCGGGCATTGGGATACGACCACCGCCAACGCCTGGGGTGCGATCGCCGCGCGGCGGTTCGCGCAGGTCTATCCGGCGCAGGCGGTCACGGGGACGACGATGCTGTCTTACGCAGGGCGGAGCGTCGCACGCGGCTGGCCGCTGGCGGAACCCGCGCGGACGGTATCGTTCCCGCTGGCCGCCGCCGGACCACTGCGGTTGGCACAAGGCGGCGGGGCGGGGCCGTGGGCGACCGTGTCGATCTCCGCGGCCGTGCCGCTGCGGCAACCGCTGTTCGCGGGCTATCGCCTGACGCGGAAAGTCGACGTCGTGCAGGCGCGCACACCAGGGCGGCTGACGACGGGCGACGTGCTCCGCGTGACGCTCGCGGTCGAGGCGACCGCCGAGCGCAACTGGGTCGCGATCAGCGATCCGGTGCCCGCCGGCGCAACCGTGATCGGCGATCTCGGCGGCCAGTCGCAACTGCTCCAGCAAGGCGGCGCGGCAGATGGTGAGGGTGGCGGTCCGAGCTACGTCGAACGCGGCCGCGATACGTGGCGCGCCTATTTCGCCTGGCTGCCCAAGGGGACCACCACCGTGACGTACACGGTGCGGCTCAACGGTGCCGGCCGGTTCCAGATGCCGCCAAGCCGGGTCGAGGCGATGTATTCGCCGGCAATTCGCGCCGCGGTGCCGAACCAGACGATGGTCGTCGCGGATCGATGAAGCAGCGCGCGGCGCTCGCCGGACTGCTGGTGCTGATCCTGGCCGCGGTCGGGTTCGACTGGGCGACGTTCCCGCCGCCTTTGCCGGGCTATGCGCAGGTGCGCGCTGCGTGGAAGCCGTCGGAGGCGTGGCTGTACGATCGCCACGGCGTGCTGATCGACAGCGCGCGCGTCAATTTCGCGGCGCGGCGGCTGGCATGGGTGCCGCTCGATCAGATCGCCCCGGTCGTGCCCGCCACCGTCGTCGCGGCGGAGGATGCCCGCTTCCGCAGCCACGGCGGCGTCGACTGGCTGGCGATCCTCGGGTCGGTTGGCGCGCACGCTAAGGGTGAGCGGGGCAGGGGTGCCAGCACGCTGTCGATGCAGGTCGCGGCGTTCCTGTCGCCGACACTGGCGATGCCCGGCGCACGCGGCTGGCGCGACAAGCTTCGCCAGATGCGCGCGGCACGATCGCTCGAGATGACGTGGAGCAAGGACCAGATCCTCGAGGCGTACCTCAACCTCGCGCCGTTCCGCGGGGAGGCGCAGGGGATTGGTGCGGCGGCGCTGTCGCTGTTCGGCAAGACCCCCGCGGCGATGGCACGCGACGACGCGCTGCTGCTGACCGCGCTGCTCCCCGATCCGCAGGCGCCCGCCCCTCGCATCGCCGCGCGGGCCTGCCGATTGGGGGGCGCGGGCGACTGTACGCGGTTCGCGAGCGAGGCCGCGTCGATGCTTGGCCCGGTGCGGACGCTCGCGCTAGATCCGGGGCTCGCGCCGCATCTCGCCGATCGCCTGCTGACCAAGCCCGGCCTGCGGATCACCACCACGCTCGATGCCGCGCTCCAGCGCACGGTCGCCGCCGCGCTGCGTCGCCAGCTTCTCGGGCTGGGCGGATCGCGCGCGCGCGACGGGTCCGCGGTCGTGATCGACAATGCCAGCGGTGACGTCCTTGCCTATGTCGGCGGGAT
This genomic window contains:
- a CDS encoding DUF3857 domain-containing protein gives rise to the protein MATSAAQASDLPLYQPAPGWIIPAVLPDAAKTGADTPALVIFDTQQRIEDGRLWSYIDVASHITSPEMLAQATSLALPWAPDKGDIIVHELAIWRGSQRIDLLANGQKFTVLRREQALEQRELTGILTATLAVEGLQVGDILRLRASTTSKDTALGGRVQNVVPMIALPARVAFARARISWPTATPPRWKLEADGVKAVPIRDGQYTVLDLALPAPKPVEMPQDAPSRFRHPPMIEFATFADWADVSKTFAPLYGAEANAIAPGSPLRTEVDAIMKADATPIGRAERALELVQDKIRYLAVGMDGGNYVPQKPARTWEVRYGDCKAKTVLLLSMLRAMGIDAEPVLAAVGSGDFVAERLPSAAAFNHVFVKATIDGQTLWLDGTGAGSRLADIHDTPDVGYVLPIRADGAALLRIATHANARPVIDLIVEADETASVDLPSAFEATAIVHGRPAAMLTMAKTQLGEKEQRQAVGQFLQGFLGEGQFVDTSITSDPITGAVTLKARGATSTIWTTDDRRRKRAVDRLIDQVNFDPDRSKATWASVPVLVNQPDGMRYRLRLRLPDGGRAFALEGEPDLKANIAGYDIVRSASLANGMFTLDERIDTVGGEIAVARIPAERDALTTAKARAPRIVASADTRRRWDINAIDPPGATQLRAIEAIFAKSIADDPDEASGYTSRASLRSGVGDRRGAVADLTHAIAIAPTIDLYLQRSTESHELGDMAAALKDAEAARALDPSSQQAIGQLSDLKAEGGDMPGALALLDQRIALGGSMRNAFREAKAGLLGEYGDVTAALVLFDSLIADKPGSPSLMNARCWAKGTRMVMIDSALKDCTGAIELSTDTSGPLDSRAMVWYRLGKYEQALADLDAVLASTPNQAESHFMRGIVLAKSDRRPEATKEFAIARRLLPSVDRRYARYGIKAD
- a CDS encoding LysR family transcriptional regulator, giving the protein MPAGSVAGSATMDRLDAMKLFVASVDEGSLAAAGRRHGRSAASVTRAIALLEGIAGEALLLRSTRRLHLTSAGERHVAVWRDVLLRLGDIAPAPSEGPMRGSFVLTAPELFGRLKVMPVLETFLRREPSTSARVLLVNRLVDLIGEGVDMAVRLAPLPDSTMTATKLGDVRTLVCASPDYVARCGIPATPQDLGRFDCVGLNVEGDGELWSFGSETERARVRSIRVRTRLSLNNAGAGIDAAVRGLGLVRTRGYQVAEDLGTGRLVTVLTAFEPPPQPAHLVFHPDRGSRGVVRAFIDHAVPALRDEFRRITTMLDAIGEPTPPKNDRLPAE
- a CDS encoding alpha/beta hydrolase, which codes for MSALATGPAVLAAARATVADASRVATSPKNASAASVRYRRQKVGDVDLFYREAGPVDAPVILLLHGFPTASHMFRDLLPQLADRFRVIAPDLPGFGQTKAPPRGTFAYTFDALATVVGGFVEALGLTRYALYIFDYGAPVGLRLAMRHPERVSAIVSQNGNAYVEGFSDQWGPWEAYWRDPSASNREACRSSLAPDTIRNWQYGTGADPLRLSPDGYELDIAYMARPGADEIQLDLILDYRTNVALYPAFQAYLRKHRPALLAVWGRHDPAFLPAGATAYRRDVPDAEVHLLDTGHFALETHHAEIAALMRGFLVRGT